The segment CTTCCTCCATGGATTCCAGTCCCTATAAATCTTCCCTTTATTTCTCCTAAGTCGTTGCCTTCTTTATCAATGTTTAAGACAATGATAATTCCTCCAGCCATATATTCTCCTAAGAAGTCCTTTGCAGTTCCTCCAATAACCAAAACAGGGATTTTATCTTTATATTCCTTCATGTGGATACCACTTCTATACCCAACATCATCTCTAACGAATATTTTCCCTCCTCTCATGGAGTGTCCTGTAACATCTCCTCCACTTCCATGGATAACAATAACTCCATCATCCAACGTGTTTCCAGGAGCATGGTCTGTGTTTCCATAAACAATTATCCTTGGCCCATTCATAAACATTCCCAAATCTCCACCAGGAACTCCGTAAATTTCAATGGTTAAATTTTTTCTTTGGATTCCATTGCCTATAAACCTCTGCCCCAATACATTCTTTAATATAATCTTCTCTAAATCAGGATTTTCCTCCAAAACTTTGTGTATTTTTTCATTTAATTCTTTATAATCCATGCCCTTAGCGTCTATGGTAATTTCTTTCATCATTTCACCACGCCATATTTTAAAAAGAGTGTTAAAATTAATTACAAATTATTAATCAAATTAAATTTACATTCCAGCATGCTTTATTCCAAGTGCTTTCAATTCTACTTCATTTAATCCTACTCCTCTCAACCTGTCTCTGTTACCTCTTAAACTTTCAATTGCATTTATCCCTGCTGCTCCAAGCAATTCCTTAATTTCATGTGTCCATGCCTTGATTAAGTTTGCAACCCTTTGTGCAGCAGTTTCCACATCCAACCTTTTAACCAATTCTGGTTTTTGTGTTGCTATTCCCCATGAACATAATCCAGTGTAACATCTTCCACAGACTCTACATCCCATTGCAACCATTGCTGCAGTTCCAATATAGACAGCATCTGCTCCTAATGCTATTGCCTTAAACACATCAGCAGAATTCCTAATCCCACCACTCGCTATAATACTTACTTCATTTCTCAATCCTTCTTCTCTCAACCTCTCATCAACTGCAGCAATTGCCATCTCAATTGGAATTCCTACGTTGTCTCTAAATACCTTAGGTGCTGCTCCAGTTCCTCCTTTAAATCCATCAATAACAACTGCATCAGCGTCAGATGTTGCTATTCCTGCAGCAATAGCCGCTACGTTATGGACAGCAGCAATCTTAACAAATACTGGCTTTTTCCATCTTGTTGCTTCCTTTAAACTTCTAACCAACTGAGCCAAATCCTCAATTGAATATATGTCATG is part of the Methanotorris formicicus Mc-S-70 genome and harbors:
- a CDS encoding GltB/FmdC/FwdC-like GXGXG domain-containing protein; this encodes MKEITIDAKGMDYKELNEKIHKVLEENPDLEKIILKNVLGQRFIGNGIQRKNLTIEIYGVPGGDLGMFMNGPRIIVYGNTDHAPGNTLDDGVIVIHGSGGDVTGHSMRGGKIFVRDDVGYRSGIHMKEYKDKIPVLVIGGTAKDFLGEYMAGGIIIVLNIDKEGNDLGEIKGRFIGTGIHGGSIYIRGDVDKSQLGVAADIKEFTEEDREKIKPYIEEFCREFGLSDEVKEKLINSKYTKIAPISKRPFGKLYTPDLM